A stretch of Henckelia pumila isolate YLH828 chromosome 4, ASM3356847v2, whole genome shotgun sequence DNA encodes these proteins:
- the LOC140863355 gene encoding probable magnesium transporter NIPA8: MGEWVIGAIINLFGSVAINFGTNLLKLGLDEREKHSILGNDGTHGKSFMKPIIYFQTWRIGIIFFILGNCLNFVSFGYAAQSLLAALGSVQFVSNIAFAYFVLNKTVTVKVLVATAFIVLGNIFLVAFGNHQSPVYTPEQLAENYGSFNFMIYCLILVLVVGFHHSIYRKGELLLANPGNDIKPYWHMLLPFSYAIVSGAVGSCSVLFAKSLSNLLRLSFSSGYRLHSWFTYSMLLLFFSTAGFWMARLNEGLCLFDAILIVPMFQIAWTFFSICTGFMYFQEYQVLDALRTTMFILGMISVFIGISLLAPDEAKGGGIKDTALVSVDATQSNLDSFVVPSEDSQIKDWNSLVRVMQMKITNLTVKAKAACSVSLGLGEESIHASSVLVMPMVSSKITGFRGNAFNQTRSFTLRAPSWSRVDEDDENLLETTSMLGQGVK, translated from the exons ATGGGAGAGTGGGTAATTGGAGCCATCATAAACCTTTTTGGAAGCGTTGCGATCAATTTTGGAACTAATCTTCTTAAATTGGGTCTTGATGAG AGGGAAAAGCATTCCATACTTGGCAACGATGGGACACATGGAAAGTCTTTCATGAAGCCCATTATATATTTCCAGACCTGGAGAATTG gtattatttttttcattcttGGAAACTGCCTTAATTTCGTTTCGTTTGGATACGCTGCTCAG TCGCTACTTGCAGCTCTGGGATCTGTCCAATTTGTGTCGAACATTGCATTCGCCTACTTCGTGTTAAATAAAACTGTGACCGTAAA AGTACTTGTTGCCACAGCCTTTATTGTGCTTGGAAACATCTTCCTAGTTGCTTTTGGTAACCACCAATCACCAG TTTACACTCCTGAGCAGTTGGCAGAGAATTATGGAAGCTTTAATTTCATGATTTACTGTCTGATATTGGTTTTGGTTGTTGGCTTTCATCACTCAATATATAG GAAAGGAGAATTGCTGCTTGCTAATCCTGGGAATGACATCAAGCCATACTGGCACATGCTTCTTCCTTTTTCTTATGCTATCGTGTCCGGTGCTGTTGGATCATGCTCAGTATTGTTTGCAAAGTCACT atcaaatctgttgaGGTTGTCCTTTTCCAGTGGCTATCGGCTGCATAGCTGGTTCACCTACTCTATGCTTCTATTATTTTTTAGCACAGCTGGATTTTGG ATGGCAAGGTTGAACGAAGGATTGTGTCTGTTTGATGCCATACTCATTGTCCCAATGTTCCAAATTGCTTGGACATTTTTCTCCATCTGTACAGGATTCATGTATTTCCAGGAGTATCAG GTGCTTGATGCATTACGAACTACGATGTTCATTCTGGGAATGATTTCTGTATTCATAGGCATTTCTTTGTTGGCACCAGATGAAGCAAAAG GAGGTGGAATCAAAGATACGGCTCTTGTTTCTGTGGATGCAACTCAGTCGAATTTGGACAG TTTTGTTGTGCCATCTGAGGATTCACAAATTAAAGATTGGAATTCGCTTGTGCGTGTGATGCAGATGAAGATTACAAACTTGACTGTCAAAGCTAAG GCTGCTTGTTCAGTATCATTGGGTCTCGGAGAAGAATCCATTCACGCATCTTCAGTTCTTGTGATGCCAATGGTTTCATCTAAAATAACAGGATTCAGGGGGAATGCTTTCAACCAAACCAGGTCGTTTACCTTAAGAGCCCCAAGTTGGAGCAGGGTGGACGAGGATGATGAGAATTTGTTGGAAACAACTTCAATGTTGGGGCAGGGCGTCAAATAG